The following coding sequences are from one Lolium rigidum isolate FL_2022 chromosome 6, APGP_CSIRO_Lrig_0.1, whole genome shotgun sequence window:
- the LOC124660266 gene encoding probable auxin efflux carrier component 9 has protein sequence MITGSAVYHVVEAMAPLYTAAALGFASVRWLKAFSAEQCAGINHFVAIYAVPVLIFQMVSTNNPYAMNGRLVAADTLQKAVMLIGLMAWAAWESRPSRRRGSKVSASSASPLQWVVTAFSVSALPNTIIMGVPLLGGMYGPVSKELMKQIVVMQFCVWYNVVIFIYEYMAARRAATALDGVSAKISPGSPGAETPPEKIAPSANGSAAERAHEVTVNIEITEIVPASTAQKGVTDDSTTTAFAEEGSTGEDAKAAAAKEEAAPPAPKTAPSVGHIALKAGKKVLKIPNTYASFLGLIWSLIAFKCGIKMPKIIDDSLFTIQTTAVGLSMFASGTFIARQSRFVPCGYTIASMSMVLKFLIGPVVMLLASLAIGMHGTLLHIAVVQAALPLAVTSFVYAEEYKVHADIMSTGVILGIFISLPVTTVYYILLGL, from the exons ATGATCACCGGCTCGGCGGTGTACCATGTCGTGGAAGCGATGGCGCCGCTGTacacggcggcggcgctgggattCGCGTCCGTGCGGTGGCTCAAGGCCTTCTCCGCGGAGCAGTGCGCAGGGATCAATCACTTCGTCGCCATCTACGCCGTCCCCGTGCTCATCTTCCAGATGGTCTCCACCAACAACCCCTACGCCATGAacggccgcctcgtcgccgccGACACGCTGCAGAAGGCCGTCATGCTGATCGGCCTCATGGCGTGGGCCGCCTGGGAGTCAcgcccctcgcgccgccgcggCTCCAAGGTCTCGGCGTCGTCGGCTTCTCCGCTGCAGTGGGTGGTGACGGCCTTCTCCGTGTCGGCGCTGCCCAACACCATCATCATGGGCGTGCCGCTCCTCGGCGGCATGTACGGTCCCGTCTCCAAGGAGCTCATGAAGCAGATCGTCGTCATGCAGTTCTGCGTCTGGTACAACGTCGTCATCTTCATATACGAGTACATGGCGGCCCGGCGCGCCGCCACGGCGCTGGATGGCGTCAGCGCCAAGATCAGCCCCGGGTCGCCGGGGGCAGAGACGCCGCCGGAGAAAATCGCCCCCAGTGCAAACGGCTCTGCGGCCGAGCGGGCTCACGAGGTAACCGTGAACATTGAAATCACGGAGATTGTCCCGGCGTCTACGGCACAAAAAGGCGTGACCGACGACAGTACAACCACGGCGTTCGCGGAAGAGGGGAGTACTGGCGAAGATGCCAAGGCGGCGGCAGCAAAGGAGGAAGCGGCGCCGCCGGCACCCAAGACGGCGCCGTCGGTGGGGCATATCGCCTTGAAGGCAGGGAAGAAGGTTCTGAAGATTCCCAATACCTATGCAAGCTTCCTTGGACTCATCTGGTCCCTGATCGCTTTCAA GTGTGGGATCAAGATGCCAAAGATCATCGACGACTCCCTGTTCACCATCCAGACGACAGCAGTTGGCCTCAGCATGTTCGCGTCAG GAACCTTCATCGCTCGACAGTCGCGGTTCGTCCCGTGCGGCTACACGATCGCATCCATGTCCATGGTGCTCAAGTTTCTGATAGGCCCCGTGGTGATGCTGCTCGCGTCGCTCGCCATCGGCATGCACGGCACCCTGCTGCACATTGCTGTTGTACAG GCAGCACTCCCCCTGGCCGTGACTTCATTTGTGTACGCTGAAGAATATAAAGTCCATGCAGACATCATGAGCACAGG GGTGATTCTCGGCATATTTATCTCGCTTCCTGTCACCACTGTGTACTACATTCTATTGGGGTTGTGA